Genomic window (Pristiophorus japonicus isolate sPriJap1 chromosome 9, sPriJap1.hap1, whole genome shotgun sequence):
CACATTCCAGAAGCTGACATGGTGTATAATAAAACCCACTTTTGCCcaccaaaaactgaagaaagaacaaCAGAACAACACTCGCGTACCAGATACTGACggctataagaaaataagaaatagcagGCAGTAaggctgctcgagcctgctccacaattcattacattcatggctgaacttcaccctgaacccctgcctgatacccatttcccttgattccctttgttctctgtcttgaatatactcaatgactgagcgtcTCAGACCTATGTAtatagaattccaaggattcacatccctctgagtgaatacatttctcctcatctcagtcctaagtgtccgatcccttatcctgagactatgacccctagatctagactatccagcaaagggaaacatcctcacagcatctaccctgtcaagccttctaagatttttttttttaggtttcaatgagctcagctctcattcttctaaactccagagtgtataggtgcatttcactcaatctctctaacccaggattcaatgttgcaccccctctaatatccttccttaggcactgagaccaaaactgtgcccagtaatccaggtgtggtcccaccaaagcCCTACGTAATTGCAGCCacatttctttactcttatactccaaaccccttgtaataaaggccaacatatcctttaccttcctaattgcttgcagtagctGCAAGTTAACTATATGTGATTTGTTTACAATGACATTCAAATCCCCCTGAATAactacatttactagtctctcctcTTTTAAACATTCGGCTTTTCCATTCATATAAAatttaacacacactcacatcccatagtctgaactatacagtgtaaaacccacactcgcatcccatagtctgaactatacagtgtaaaacacacactcacatcccatagtctgaactatacagttaaaacacacactcacatcccatagtctgaactatacaggataaaacccacactcacatcccatagtctgaacaatacagggTGACAGATTGAGCAGAGACAGCGGCCTCTGAGCTTCCAGATCCACCTCCAAGCTTCACGCTCCAGCACTGAAATACTtgcctgctccgccccccccccccacttgtctCCCGCCCAGTGTTTAAACTGACGGGAAGGGCCCATGTGACCTCCCTATCCCCAGCTCTGCCAGTGGCTGCCATTTcatctgtgctgggctgatgatcgttgaacacatcagggagcggagatatcccgggccagagtaagggagcaaacagcagcctccttacagcagcacgtCGCATTGAGACTGTGTCCGCAAATGGGCTTTGTGTCAGGGTAccgggggctgtttgtaagaggcagaatggagcaggaagtagttcgggaacatggagtgagtgggggaagggagcggagatatcccgggctgtgtgtttacagtgtaaggtaacagagaaagttaatcaccgcactcttccaaatcattgctgctttctttcaccaaatcagtagtgaatgttcctgattcagtcccaatctcagtgtctgctcttcttggacattgaacagtggaaacacagcctgacagtgaggatgtgaggagtgtcacaaagtgcatctattgcaggcaccaggacagAAAGTAGATATTTaaatttggtaattttgtttcggtgcgttgaGTTCTCCAGAAACTGTTGAATGTgattgagagatacattgtcgctccctcagatatatcaggatccgggctctgtgacattctattgactgcacaggcacttaactcggttccaatagactgagaGCAATTGTTGTATAGCCCAGGTATCTGTGGTTATAATCCaggaagcgattcagaattttacaggtagttcTATGGGAGTGGAAGATATAAATCTCAACTGTATCAatcgggtgatcccattcatggaccagtgctgggtttgggttgtgtctggatgctgataactttctatagaaccgtcctacacacctggtgtggaaaatctgagtgccgctgtactgcagtgaggtcagacaaggacactgtttgtatcacggtttcctctctccagatactttactttattataaacataaacattcattacaactttattgtatattttccccatcagttgtccatatcataactaatatttttctggtattattattctcaaagcaaaatacttcattgagccagtataaatgtgatatttcttccacccagaacacaaggaaaagtgcaggcagctccttctcgcatacagtaagtacattatcactcacagagcgcagagacacagaactggcctcaatcctattatcacaggcagcagaaacTGTCAGTCCAACAGTGATCTGAAGTGGCTGAGtttcattgtgaatcttacagccacatggagcaataggatcaaatgctgtttcaccattgaaacaactcattggatatattcaagagggagttagatatggcccttacggctaaggggatcaaggggtatggagagaaagcaggaaaggggtactgagggaatgatcagccatgatcttattgaatggtggtgcaggctcgaagggccgaatggcctactcctgcacctattttctatgtttctatgtatcacattcatataccagatactgaaatatacagaataaaacccacacttgcacaccAGCAACTAATGGGtatagattaaaacccacactcatagaccagaaactgacaggtacagaatatcacccacactcacataccagaaactaataggtacagattaaagcccacaataatagaccagaaattgataggtacagattaaaccccacactcacataccagaaactgacaggtacagtttaaACCCACACTATtttttaccagaaactgacagatgcagattaaaacccacactcataaaacagaaactgacaggtacagaataaaacccacacttgcataccagaaactgacgggtacaggataaatcccacactcacataccacaaACTGATACGTACACATTAACCCCACACtcgtataccagaaactgacaggaacCGAATAaaccccacactcatataccagaaactgacaggtaccgaataaatcccacactcatataccagaaactgacaggtacaggttaaaccccacattcgcataccagagattgaaatatatagaataaaatacacactcacatataaactgacagttacagaaaaaatacacagtcacgtatcagagactgacaggtacagattaaccccacagtcatataccagaaactgacacatagattaaacctcacattcacataccaaaaactgacaggtagatattaaacccacactcatataccagaaccgagaggtacagaataaacaccacactcaaataccagggagtgacaggtacagattaaaacccacaatcacataacCGAAACTGAGAGGTAGAGAGTAACCCCAACAATCATATACCagtaactgacaggtacaggttaaaccccacattcatataccagagatagacaggtacagaataaaatacacactctcaTACTATAATCTGACACCATCAGTTCCGGTGAGATCCAGACcgtcgtgcgcctgctgctgcctgtGGAGCTGGCCAAACACGccatgtcggaagggacaaaggtggtgaccaagtacaccagctccaagtaaagctccacgctgtcctgacagaacaaaccagaaacacaacggctcttaagagccgcccacaacctctctgaaaggctTGCCAagcgcatcaccctttagactcaatttactgtaattatttcctgaacaagtgtgtttgggaacctttgcagttccagctgtggaattagttttgaattctcataagcagcttcactgtctgGTTCGACGTTAGGCCGCTGTTGAATTTCCCGCCATTCATGCTACAAACACGGTTCCTGGTCGCTTATTCCCATTTACAGCTCCTGCCgaggaattaagagcttgtttagggaatgagactcagatttcagtcacctcattctctcgcaagccctttacaagtttatttttcaattcctgttacgGTCAATCCGTTTATTAACCTGGGACTCCCTGCAATGTaaaaacccagaatgggagttcttacagagaccagaatgggagcagtgtgaacactctgtccctcttctcttttttcacagaaggacttccaGTTCTGGTCTCATTCCCGCCTGTGCAGAGGATCaatccatgatctgtgattcccaacttttacacagtttgagctggaatgtgtcctgtTACAGAGTCAGTGGGGATTGATTGCCGTCCGTTACAGGCTGATTGACAGTGAacgcgaatttaatcctgattggaacagcctggaattagtaagggaaatatggaataaaataaaaggaagtaaaacctgtttgtaaatctttggctaatggtgaatttattaacataatccgcactttaaaaaaattattggcggggtttttgaaattaaaaatcgtTCGAGGTGTGACCGTTGACAGGAATTTCTGTCCTCGTTTCATTGGTGGGCTCAACAGACAATGGCTAAGGCGTGAGATTAACATTCAGCGGTGATTTCAGTAAAGAATGATCATGACTGGAAGAGGTAAAAGaagcaaaggactgggtaaagctGGAGCCAAAcagcaccgtaaagtgctccgtgataacatccagtgcatcaccaaaccagccatccgccgcctggctcgctgTGGCGGAGTCAAGTGGATCTTGGGCCTGATCTCCGttgagacccgcggggtgctgaaggttttcctggagaatgtgatcacctacactgagcacaccaagcacaagacggtcactgccatggatgtggtgtacgctctgaaacggcaggaccgcactctctatggattcggcggctgaataacgcgaccctttcccccaaacacaacacaaaggctcttctcagagccacccaccgcctcagaGAGCAGCAACCTGGGGAACGGGGGCGAGATAGTTGATTTATATTGTTCTGTATAGATATGTTTTTTGCCGAGATCTATATTGTGGTGTTGGGTGTTTTCAATCAGCATATACACGATGGACGGAATGTCCTTTTAGTCTTCGAATCATTGACATTTACGGGGCATTCCAGATGAAGGTAATATTGGAACAACTAATGTAgttagaacaaaagaacataaaaacataagaaataggagcaggtgtaggccatacggcccctcgagcctgctctgccatttattacgatcatggactcgggtctacttccctgccccagtatcccttattcccttatcgtttaagaaactgtctgtttctgtcttaaatttattcaatatcccagcttccacagctctctgaggcagcgaattccacagatccacaaccctcagaagaaatttctcctcatctcagttttaaatgggtggcctcttattctaagattaagccctctagttctagtctcccctaacagtggaaacatcctctctgcattcaccttgtcaagccccctcataatcttatgtttcgataagatcatctctcattcttctgaattccaatgagtagaggcccaacctactcaacctttcctcataagtcaaccccctcattccgtaatcaaccttgtgaaccttctctgaactgcctccaaagcaagtatatccttttgtaaatatggaaaccaaaactgcatgcagtattccaggtgtggcctcaccaatattctgtacaactgcagcaagacttccctgcttttatactccatcccctttgcaataaaggccaagattccattggccttcctgatcacttgttgtacctgcatactaatcttttgtgtttcatgcacaagtacccccaggtcccgctgtactgcagcactttgcaatctttctccatttgaaataataacttgctctttgattttttttctgccaaattgcatgacctcatactttccaatattatattccatctgccaaattcttgctcactcacatagcttttctatgtccttttgcagaatttgcgtgtcctcctcacatattgcttttcctcccatctttgtatcgtcagcaaacttggctgcattacactcggtcccttcttccaagtcattaatatagatcataaatagatggggtcccagcactgatccctgtggcatcctattggttactgattgccaacccgagaatgaaccatttatcccgactctctggtttctgttcgttatccaatcctctatccatgctaatatattacccccaaccctgtgaacttttatcttgtgcagtaagtaaccttttatgtggtaccttgtcaaatgccttctggaagtccaaatacaccacatccactgctttccctttatctaccctgcccgttacatcctcaaagaattccagtaaatttgtcaaacatgacttccccttcataaatccatgctgttacatccatgttacagcagcgacataagaaaggtgttgaattaaacgataggaggaaggcagcatcaggaaggatgggcagggagggtcccttgccctcatagaaggactcacaagtcctgatcagaagtgacccccaggcaatctcggttacaaatcggtcaatgtctcgaacatgtcgaaatctagatcgacaaacacagcagcgagtttgctgttcagatatatatatataggaaaAAACGTGAATGACCTTCCTCATAAGTTCGGCCGTCATTGAACATTTTTGCATGAGAGCGGAATAGAAACATAAAGAATAGAGGATAAAGCGGGAGGGGATGTAATTGATGACCTCATTCAAGAATTTGTAattgtggcgagcaataaatctgattggatgtttaaagagaccaatcagagagatacagaacaatggaaattgacaatgcaaccaatgaaccaatcacagtcattgccttcaccatccctcattagcatagggctgtgggcggagtgtggggctgcctatataatgcgagccTGGAGCAGAATTTCCTTCATATCTGTAcctgactgaacaagacgatgcctgaggaaaagaaaccagcttcgaaaaagggtgccaagaaagtcatcaagaaaacaccaccgaagggcggtaagaagcgccgaaagtcgaggaaggagagttatgctatctacatctacaaagtgatgaagcaggttcaccccgacaccggcatctcctccaaggccatgggcatcatgaactcgtttgtgaacgatattttcgagcgcatcgcgggtgaggcttcccgcctggcccattacaacaagcgccgcaccatcagctcccgggagatccagaccgccgtgcgcctgctgctgcccggggagctggccaagcacgccgtgtcggaaggaacaaaggcggtgaccaagtacaccagctccaagtaaaactccacgttgtcctgacagaacaaaccccaaacacaacggctcttttaagagccacccacaacatcattgaaagagctgcacaaacacatcaccctttagactgaatttactgtaattatttcccgaaCAACTGCGTGTGAGAACCTTTACAATTCCAGCTGTAGATtcagttttgaattctcataagtaGCTTCACTGACCGTTTCGACCTGAGCGTCGCTGGAATTTCCTGCAGtgagtaaactacaaacacggtccctggtcgctttccctttgctctcagacccgttcattcacagcgcctgccgacgaatttatttggggggcggggaaactccgatttcagtcacaTTCTCACTCAAGTCCTTTTCACTTTTAAAAATTCTGTTCCCGCTCTGTCTGTTTATTAACCCGAGAGTCCCCGCagcgtaacaacccagaatgggagttcttagagactagaacaggggcagtttgaacactgttCCTCTTTTTACAGAAGTAatctcagttctggtctcactcccacagcagctcctgtgaaaaGAAGTTCACGTTTACAAAgatggagctggaatgtgtcccgttacagaatcagtgggaactgagtcccgcccgttacagacagtttgaaactgAAGCCAAATTCAATCCTgattgttacaggctggaatttgcaaTTAATGAGACAAAAGGAAACAATTATTACATGTaataagacaaaaggaaacaaaaagtgttttGGAGTATTGTctaatggtgaagttactaacataatccgcaattttaacaattattggcggaatttttgaatttaaaaaatcgtTAATTTCTGACTTGAGAACCAGTAATTTCCACTCTCCTTTCATTCGTGGACGAAGCAGactgtgattggtcatcggaaatgaccaatgaaattcaccacagagtgaccaatcacatgttcgctccctgcatccctccagaagctataagaagggcagatgtgggaagAGTTTCTGATTCTTTCTCTAAacctgtggattgtggaaatgtctggaagaggaaaaaccagcGGAAAAGCtgaggccaaggccaagtctcgctcctcccgggccggactgcagttccctgtgggccgtgttcacatgctcctgcgaaaggggaactacgctgagcgtgtgggtgccggagccccggtctacatggctgctgtgctcgagtatctgaccgctgaaatcctggagctagcCGGcaacggcccgcgacaacaagaagacccgcatcatccccagacacctgcagctggccatccgcaacgacgaggagctcaacaagctgctgggaaaggtgaccatcgctcggggcggggtgctgcctaatatccaggctgtgctgctgcccaagaaaaccaccacttcttccaagaacaaataaaacggacaagatttaatctaataacctaaaggctcttttcagagccacccacagtatctgtgaaagggctgcatACTATCTTAATGGAGACCTTGAGTTCAGGTACAGATAAATTGGTCTGTTTCAGACCTgtatgcgggagttttcagttcctgGTATCTGCATTACGGTTCGGTGCTCACACAAACTCTCTTCCAGTTAGCAGTGAATAATTGAACTACAGTTATCAGTGACTCAAAATTTGTATAAAGACCACAACCGGTTCCCTAAATGTTCTTTAGTCTATCAATGAAAACTGTATGaaaagagtcatagaaacatagaaaataggtgcaggagaaggccatttggcccttcgaatcaattattaaggatgtcatagcagcgcatttggaaaatggtgacatgataggtccaagtcagcatggatttgtgaaagggaaatcatgcttgacaaatcttctggaattttttgaggatgtttccagtaaagtggacaaaggagaaccagttgctgtggtatatttggactttctgaaggctttcgacaaggtcccacacatgagattaatgtgcaaagttaaagcacataggattgggggtagtgtactgacgtggattgagaactggttgtcagacaggaagcaaagagtaggagtaaatgggtacttttcagaatggcaggcagtaactagtggggtaccgcaaggttctgtgctggggccccagctgtttacattgtacattaatgatttagacgaggggattaaatgtagtatctccaaatttgcggatgacactaagttgggtggcagtgtgagctgcgaggaggatgctatgaggctgcagagtgacttggataggttaggtgagtgggcaaatgaatggcagatgaagtaaaatgtggataaatgtgaggttatccactttggtggtaaaaacagagagacagactattatctgaatggtgacagattaggaaaagggaaggtgcaacgagacctgggtgtcatggtacatcagtcattgaaggttggcatgcaggtacagcaggcggttaagaaagcaaatggcatgttggccttcatagcaaggggatttgagtacaggggcagggaggtgttgctacagttgtacagggccttggtgaggccacacctggagtattgtgtacagttttggtctcctaacttgaggaaggacattcttgctattgagggagtgcagcgaagattcaccagactgattcccgggatggtgggactgacttatcaagaaagactggatcaactgggcttgtattcactggagttcagaagaatgagaggggacctcatagaaacgtttaaaattctgatgggtttagacaggttagatgcaggaagaatgttcccaatgttggggaagtccagaaccaggggtcacagtctaaggataagggttaagccatttaggaccgagatgaggagaaacttcttcacccagagagtggtgaacctgtggaattctctaccacagaaagtagttgaggccaattcactaaatatattcaaaagggagttagatgaagtccttactactcgggggatcaaggggtatggcgagaaagcaggaagggcgtactgaagtttcatgttcagccatgaactcattgaatggcagtgcaggctagaagggctgaatggcctactcctgcacctattttctatgtttctatgtttcgagcctgcaccaccattcaatatgatcatggctgatcattccctcagtacccctttcctgctttctctccataccccttgatccccttaactgtaagggtcatatctcactaccgcttgaatatatccaatgaactggcatcaacaactctgcggtagggaattccacaggttaacaactcttgagtgaagaagtttctcctcatctcagtcctaaatggcctactccttatcctaagattgtgtcccctgattctggatttccccaatatcgggaacactctacccgcatctaacctgccccatcccatcagaatcttatatgtttctatgagatccccctcttatccttctaaactccaatgtataaaggcccagttgatccagtctctcctcatatgtcagtcctaccatcccaggaatcagtctgatgaaccttcgctgtactcctcaatagcaagaacgtccttcctcagattaggagaccaaaactgaacacaatattccaggtgaggcctcaccaaggccctgtacaactgcagtaagacttccctgctcctatactcaaatctccttgctatgaaagccaacataccatttgccttcttcatcgcctgctgtaactgtatgctaacgttcaatgactgatgaaccatgaacccaggtctggttgcacctccctttttactataagacgctccttaaaatctacagcgtcggcggcagtcgggagcagtgtcgaggaggtgcgtgaagaggcctataaaaggcacagcagggagtccggggcccagcgtcggtggcagtcgggagcagcgtcgaggaggtgcatggagaggcctataaaaggcacagcagggagtcgggagcagcgtcgaggaggtgcgtggagaggcctataaaaggcacagcagggagtccggggcccagcgtcgggagcagcgtcgaggaggtgcatggagaggcctataaaaggcgtgacttgtgcagctacagggagaaggcaaaaaagaagtagaaagaaatcaaaaggtgacatcacagccaagagggttagtgattggctggattggtgagtactttttcttttttatcttctatatcagtgagtaacttttaacattgttgttgccaatttaagtgtatctaagggttaagtcatggcaggacggctcggtcgggtgttatgctcctcctgtgccatgtgggaactcagcgaTGACTCCAGTGTCTctgtcgactatgtgtgcaggaagtgtatccacctccggctcctgacggtccgcgttgcggagttggagctgagggtggattcactctggagcatccacgatgctgagaatgacgtgagtatcacgtgtagtgagttggtcttaccgcagggaaagggtccacagccagatagggaatggaagaccaacaggaagagcagtgcaaggaaggtagtgcaggagtcccctgtggtcatccccctgcaaaacagatacactgctttgggtactgttgagggggatgaatcatcaggggagggcagcagcagccaagttcatggcaccgtggctggctctgctgcacaggagggcaggaaaaagagtgggagagcaatagtgattggggattcaatggtgaggggaatagataggcgtttctgcggccgcaaccgagactccaggatggtatgttgcctccctggtgcaagggtcaaggatgtctcggagcgggtgcaggacattctaaaaagggagggagatcagccagttgtcgtggtgcacattggtaccaacgacataggtaaaaaaagggatgaggtcctacgaaacgaatttaaggagctaggagctaaattaaaaagtaggacctcaaaagtagtaatctcgggattgctacca
Coding sequences:
- the LOC139273790 gene encoding histone H4-like, whose amino-acid sequence is MTGRGKRSKGLGKAGAKQHRKVLRDNIQCITKPAIRRLARCGGVKWILGLISVETRGVLKVFLENVITYTEHTKHKTVTAMDVVYALKRQDRTLYGFGG